In Cyanobacteriota bacterium, a genomic segment contains:
- the rpmG gene encoding 50S ribosomal protein L33 produces MAKKKGDVVVAILECTESKEQGLAPSRYYTRKNKKKHPEKLEFKKYNSKLKKYTLHREVK; encoded by the coding sequence ATGGCTAAGAAAAAAGGTGATGTAGTAGTAGCAATTCTGGAATGCACAGAGTCAAAGGAACAGGGCCTTGCACCTAGCCGTTATTACACCAGAAAGAACAAAAAAAAGCACCCAGAAAAGCTTGAGTTCAAAAAATACAACTCCAAACTTAAAAAATACACTCTTCACCGCGAAGTTAAATAA